In one window of Anser cygnoides isolate HZ-2024a breed goose chromosome 3, Taihu_goose_T2T_genome, whole genome shotgun sequence DNA:
- the PDE7B gene encoding 3',5'-cyclic-AMP phosphodiesterase 7B isoform X2, producing MSCLMVERCGEISFDSPDQNAKCVRMLGDARVRGQTGVLSERRGSYPFIDFRLLNNTTLSGEIGTKKKVKRLLSFQRYFHASRLLRGIVPQASLYLLDEDYLGQARHMLSKVGMWDFDIFLFDRLTNGNSLVTLLCHLFNVHGLIHHFQLDMVTLHRFLVMVQEDYHSQNPYHNAVHAADVTQAMHCYLREPKLANFLTPSDIMLGLLAAAAHDVDHPGVNQPFLIKTKHHLASLYQNVSVLENHHWRSTIGMLRESRLLAHLPKEVTQDIEQQLGSLILATDINRQNEFLIRLKSHLDNQDLRLEDAQDRHFMLQIALKCADICNPCRLWDLSKQWSERVCEEFYRQGDLEQKFELEISPLCNQQKDTIPSIQIGFMTYIVEPLFERWAQFTGDTPLSENMLNHLRRNKAKWRSLLHKQHSSSRSNDHSGQVTGSQEQTLNEEETP from the exons GAGATGCACGGGTGAGAGGTCAGACAGGGGTTCTCTCCGAGCGCCGCGGCTCCTACCCGTTCATAGACTTCCGTCTTCTTAACA ATACAACACTCTCAGGGGAAATTGGCACcaagaaaaaggtgaaaagacTGTTAAGTTTTCAGAGGTATTTCCATGCATCCCGGTTACTGCGTGGAATTGTACCACAAGCCTCTCTGTACCTGCTGGATGAGGACTACCTTGGGCAAGCAAGG cATATGCTATCCAAAGTGGGAATGTGggattttgacattttcttgtTTGACCGCTTGACAAATG GAAACAGTCTCGTAACACTGCTCTGTCACCTCTTCAACGTGCATGGACTTATTCACCATTTCCAGCTAGATATGGTTACGTTACATAGGTTTCTAG TTATGGTTCAAGAAGATTACCACAGCCAAAACCCGTACCACAATGCTGTCCATGCTGCTGACGTCACACAAGCTATGCACTGCTATCTAAGGGAGCCCAAG CTTGCCAACTTCCTCACCCCATCGGACATCATGCTTGGACTGCTAGCTGCTGCAGCTCATGATGTGGATCATCCAGGGGTCAACCAGCCCTTTTTGATCAAAACTAAACACCACCTTGCCAGCCTGTACCAG AATGTTTCTGTGCTAGAAAATCACCACTGGAGATCTACGATAGGCATGCTTCGAGAATCACGGCTCCTCGCCCACCTGCCCAAGGAGGTGAC ACAGGACATCGAGCAGCAGCTAGGCTCCCTGATCTTGGCGACAGACATCAACAGACAGAATGAGTTCTTGATCCGTCTGAAGTCTCACCTTGACAATCAGGATTTGAGACTGGAGGATGCACAAGACAGACATTTTATGCTTCAg ATTGCGCTCAAGTGTGCTGACATTTGCAACCCGTGCCGGCTGTGGGACCTGAGCAAACAGTGGAGCGAGCGAGTCTGCGAGGAGTTCTACCGGCAAG GTGACCTGGAACAAAAATTTGAACTGGAAATAAGTCCTCTTTGTAATCAGCAGAAGGATACAATACCAAGCATACAAATAG GGTTCATGACGTACATTGTAGAGCCACTCTTTGAGAGGTGGGCCCAGTTTACAGGAGATACCCCCTTATCTGAAAATATGCTAAACCATCTCAGGAGGAACAAGGCCAAGTGGAGGAGTTTGCTCCATAAGCAACACAGCAGTAGTAGGAGCAATGACCACTCAGGTCAAGTGACTGGCAGCCAGGAACAGACTTTAAATGAAGAAGAGACTCCTTAG